The Flammeovirga agarivorans genome has a window encoding:
- a CDS encoding LytR/AlgR family response regulator transcription factor has translation MKTTPTYKCLIIDDEQFARELIADYLKSFPEFEVVGKCKNTLMAKEVLASEDVVDVIFLDIQMPEETGIEFLKKHSVQPKIVFTTAYAEYAVESYHFDVADYLLKPITEERFGQMIQKLKKQLDTEEKAKAFELLEIIPNDAIKIKTGASTVKIYFNELLHLQAEGEYIKYITKDKSYLVLGSLKKIAEELPPLFIQVHRSHIVALSKVKERKNYTLFLHDQSQIPIGKTYRSKVLERLKEINF, from the coding sequence ATGAAAACCACCCCAACATACAAATGTTTGATTATTGATGATGAGCAATTTGCTAGAGAGTTAATTGCTGATTATTTAAAGTCATTTCCTGAATTTGAGGTGGTCGGAAAATGCAAAAATACTTTAATGGCAAAAGAGGTATTAGCATCTGAGGATGTGGTGGATGTTATCTTCTTGGATATACAGATGCCGGAAGAAACGGGAATTGAGTTTTTAAAGAAGCACAGTGTTCAGCCGAAAATTGTTTTTACGACTGCTTATGCAGAATATGCTGTAGAGAGTTACCATTTCGATGTGGCAGACTATCTACTAAAACCCATCACTGAAGAACGCTTCGGGCAGATGATCCAAAAATTGAAGAAACAACTCGATACCGAAGAAAAAGCAAAAGCCTTTGAACTACTGGAAATCATTCCTAATGATGCGATCAAAATAAAAACAGGGGCATCCACCGTAAAAATTTACTTTAACGAGCTGCTTCATTTGCAGGCAGAGGGTGAATACATTAAGTACATCACAAAAGACAAAAGTTACCTTGTGCTGGGAAGCTTAAAGAAAATCGCTGAAGAACTACCTCCACTGTTTATTCAAGTACATCGGAGCCATATCGTCGCATTATCAAAAGTCAAAGAGCGAAAGAATTATACACTTTTCCTCCATGACCAATCACAAATTCCTATTGGAAAAACCTACCGCTCCAAAGTTTTAGAACGGCTAAAAGAGATAAATTTTTAG
- a CDS encoding helix-turn-helix domain-containing protein: MNTRYKILNRIENPEILYLKERFNGEIHSEFNIKIDNQEAKGEVLLYLTKELKVIITNFEVYSDIHLELLAHKDYKYKFLCFFDHIETKEADGKGMMEVRNPSGFFFFKDLNDVKFKFEKGTHNQAVSIAFNEGVAHSEIEKILDNMDNVVYHSGNNDTSLWKKLFFSAREVYEPLKVLWGETKIFDLLYGIQNILSNYNEVKDDEFYENYEIDSVIKIQKGIISDLRKRPNIQQLSKEYGINKNKLGDLFKQFYQQTIYQYYKKQRINHIKNILLSTTDKLSFIASEYSFTNINHFSREFKKEFGMSPSEYIQNNKG; encoded by the coding sequence ATGAATACCCGATATAAAATTTTAAACAGAATTGAAAACCCAGAAATTCTATATCTTAAAGAACGATTTAATGGAGAAATTCATAGTGAGTTTAATATCAAAATAGATAATCAAGAAGCAAAAGGGGAGGTTCTTCTTTACCTAACCAAAGAGCTGAAAGTTATTATTACCAATTTTGAGGTATATTCTGATATCCACTTAGAACTATTGGCACACAAAGATTATAAGTACAAATTTCTTTGCTTTTTTGATCATATAGAAACAAAAGAAGCAGATGGAAAAGGTATGATGGAAGTTCGAAACCCAAGTGGCTTCTTTTTCTTTAAAGATCTCAATGATGTTAAATTCAAGTTTGAGAAAGGTACACATAATCAGGCAGTTTCAATAGCTTTCAATGAAGGGGTAGCACACTCTGAGATTGAAAAAATATTAGACAATATGGATAATGTGGTTTATCACTCAGGCAACAATGATACTAGTTTATGGAAGAAGTTATTTTTCTCAGCTAGAGAAGTTTATGAACCACTAAAAGTACTTTGGGGTGAGACAAAAATATTTGATCTATTGTACGGTATTCAGAATATTCTATCCAATTATAATGAAGTAAAAGATGACGAGTTTTATGAGAATTATGAGATAGATAGTGTGATTAAAATTCAGAAGGGAATTATATCAGATTTAAGAAAAAGACCCAATATTCAACAACTTTCAAAAGAATACGGGATCAATAAAAATAAATTAGGGGATCTATTTAAACAGTTCTATCAGCAAACAATATATCAGTATTACAAAAAACAAAGAATTAATCATATCAAAAATATTCTTCTATCAACAACTGATAAACTGTCCTTTATAGCCTCTGAGTATAGTTTTACAAACATCAACCATTTTTCTAGAGAATTTAAAAAAGAATTTGGCATGAGCCCATCAGAATATATTCAGAATAATAAAGGTTGA
- a CDS encoding alpha/beta fold hydrolase: MKFIIKIALISLVLSLLWSCQKENDLLKEGEMLFLKHKGASMPVLVRGKYDSDAIILMVHGGAGGSSAPHIEDLGGLVEKEFMVAYWDQRHSGSSQGNFSKDLMTIEQFSEDMKYVVNMLKNKYGADKKIFAMGHSWGVILTTHYLITEEVGLQGVILSNGAHSSEHEYSARMDYVHDFAQEMIEKGLSMPKTIKVEGKTFTTLEEVVQWTLQNDPIDNWEQLTILNELVYSVYDYVQDTYVQDESDGLIQVSKSEIDFYSPYNHLNEWTNDIRTSQLMNSFTDHSSIQEFYDFTPEMDKITLPTCLIWGKYDDIIGLEVAYDYYDVINTPEEDKELIILEHSDHIGMYLENMKFSNALIDFVKAHK; the protein is encoded by the coding sequence ATGAAATTTATTATAAAGATAGCCCTTATTAGCCTTGTATTATCACTTCTTTGGTCTTGTCAAAAAGAAAATGACCTATTGAAAGAAGGAGAGATGTTGTTCCTAAAACATAAAGGAGCTTCTATGCCAGTACTTGTGAGAGGTAAATATGATTCCGATGCCATTATCTTAATGGTACATGGAGGAGCAGGTGGGTCATCTGCACCACATATTGAAGACCTTGGGGGGTTAGTAGAAAAGGAGTTTATGGTAGCCTACTGGGACCAAAGACATTCTGGTTCATCACAAGGTAACTTCAGTAAAGATCTTATGACGATAGAGCAATTTTCTGAAGACATGAAATATGTGGTGAACATGTTGAAAAACAAGTACGGTGCTGATAAAAAGATCTTTGCCATGGGGCACAGTTGGGGAGTGATTCTTACAACCCATTATCTAATCACAGAGGAAGTCGGTCTTCAAGGAGTGATTCTTTCTAATGGGGCCCATAGTAGCGAACATGAATATAGTGCAAGAATGGATTATGTACATGACTTTGCCCAAGAGATGATCGAGAAGGGTTTGAGTATGCCAAAGACGATTAAAGTTGAAGGGAAAACCTTCACAACTTTGGAAGAAGTAGTGCAATGGACATTACAAAATGATCCTATAGATAACTGGGAACAATTGACAATTCTAAATGAATTGGTATACAGTGTTTACGACTATGTTCAGGATACATATGTTCAAGATGAATCAGATGGTTTAATTCAGGTATCTAAGAGTGAAATTGATTTTTATTCTCCATACAACCATTTAAATGAATGGACAAATGATATTAGAACATCTCAATTGATGAACAGCTTTACGGACCATTCAAGTATTCAAGAGTTCTATGATTTCACTCCAGAGATGGATAAAATTACATTGCCCACTTGTTTAATTTGGGGTAAATATGATGATATCATAGGTCTAGAAGTAGCTTACGATTATTACGATGTGATCAATACTCCTGAAGAGGATAAAGAGTTGATAATTCTTGAACATTCAGATCATATAGGAATGTATCTAGAGAATATGAAATTTAGTAATGCACTTATAGATTTTGTAAAGGCACATAAATAA
- a CDS encoding YqiA/YcfP family alpha/beta fold hydrolase produces MKQSITYYLTLLVIRLKGIKRNFSQDPIDVSKIRKEDVHHPSGRFFKKYLLQTFKISDSNISEIGVDKNAENLLIFIHGGAFISGPAQHHWDTIIEIAKRTNYKIWMCDYPKAPESQIDKISENIDTIYSSALEKHQADRITIIGDSVGGTLVTALTQRLLIKKVALPNKLILVSPVMDASMSNPDIEHYEQKDPMLSKTGVLSAKKMCAGNIDLKEPMISPLYGTFEGFPKTLLFLAQNDIMYPDGKLAQLKMEKSHVNLKVFDGENMPHIWPFLPVMKEAKTALDKIIDEIKVN; encoded by the coding sequence ATGAAACAAAGCATTACCTATTACTTAACCCTTTTAGTGATCAGACTTAAAGGGATTAAAAGAAACTTTAGTCAAGATCCGATTGATGTTTCAAAAATTCGAAAGGAAGATGTTCACCATCCTTCGGGTCGTTTCTTCAAAAAATACCTATTACAAACGTTTAAAATTTCAGATTCCAATATCTCGGAAATAGGAGTAGACAAAAACGCCGAAAACCTTTTGATATTTATCCATGGGGGAGCCTTTATTTCTGGTCCTGCTCAACATCATTGGGATACCATCATAGAAATTGCAAAAAGAACGAACTATAAAATCTGGATGTGTGATTATCCAAAGGCTCCAGAAAGTCAAATCGATAAAATATCAGAAAATATTGATACGATTTATTCATCCGCTTTAGAGAAACACCAAGCCGATCGAATCACTATTATTGGAGATTCCGTAGGTGGTACTTTAGTCACTGCTCTCACTCAGCGATTGCTTATAAAGAAAGTTGCATTACCCAATAAATTAATTCTTGTTTCTCCTGTCATGGATGCCAGCATGTCCAACCCTGATATTGAACATTATGAGCAAAAAGATCCGATGCTTTCAAAAACGGGTGTGTTAAGTGCTAAAAAAATGTGTGCTGGAAATATTGATTTAAAAGAACCGATGATCTCCCCATTGTATGGAACTTTCGAAGGGTTTCCAAAGACCTTATTATTTCTAGCCCAAAATGATATCATGTATCCTGATGGAAAATTAGCTCAATTAAAAATGGAGAAGAGCCATGTCAACCTCAAAGTCTTTGATGGTGAAAACATGCCGCATATTTGGCCTTTCTTACCGGTAATGAAAGAAGCGAAAACTGCTCTGGATAAAATTATTGATGAAATAAAGGTCAATTAA
- a CDS encoding acetoacetate decarboxylase family protein produces MRTVTILLVFISWIGLSNYCTAQNKSTTYDPQRVMQFLDHNHDNKISQEEAKHAQRLANNFTYLDTNKDGFLDLEELKGTNQTTSRYTYLESEGVFIYYETQEKKLYRQLLPTAFDLPERLLVYTFICDFYKMDAATQPYKEASVFLLGQYKGKEVWHCIYMPVTSRESMLAGIHRLGLPKTMGTIDFVKENNDYKGTVTDENQCTMTLSIATEKYSVSKDEVALINQLSVIPKMNLLNGEVIEMGGGRNGDIFGLAQKYPNKVTIISGKSEIHVDTSTVEGNYPLNLTPSKILGGYYMLNKIPFRLGKK; encoded by the coding sequence ATGAGAACAGTAACTATACTTCTAGTATTTATCAGTTGGATTGGTCTATCTAACTATTGTACTGCTCAAAACAAGAGTACAACGTATGATCCCCAACGAGTGATGCAGTTTCTAGATCATAATCATGACAATAAAATAAGTCAAGAAGAAGCGAAACATGCCCAACGCCTCGCCAATAATTTTACTTATCTGGATACCAATAAAGATGGATTTCTAGATTTGGAGGAATTAAAAGGGACGAACCAAACCACTAGTCGCTATACGTATTTAGAAAGTGAAGGGGTGTTTATCTACTACGAAACTCAAGAAAAAAAATTGTATCGACAGCTACTGCCTACAGCGTTTGATTTGCCAGAACGCTTGCTCGTCTATACTTTTATTTGTGACTTCTATAAGATGGATGCAGCAACTCAGCCCTACAAAGAGGCTTCGGTATTTTTGTTAGGCCAATACAAAGGCAAAGAAGTATGGCACTGTATCTATATGCCTGTAACCAGCAGAGAATCTATGTTAGCAGGCATACACCGTTTGGGCCTTCCTAAAACGATGGGCACTATCGATTTTGTCAAGGAGAACAACGACTATAAAGGGACTGTCACAGACGAAAACCAATGTACCATGACATTAAGTATCGCTACCGAAAAGTATTCGGTCAGTAAAGACGAAGTAGCACTAATCAATCAATTGTCAGTGATTCCAAAAATGAATCTCCTCAATGGAGAAGTAATTGAAATGGGTGGAGGGAGAAATGGCGATATTTTCGGATTGGCTCAAAAGTACCCCAATAAAGTCACTATCATTAGTGGAAAAAGCGAGATTCATGTTGATACCTCTACTGTAGAGGGCAATTATCCTCTGAACCTCACACCCAGCAAAATACTTGGGGGCTACTATATGTTGAATAAAATTCCTTTTCGTCTGGGTAAGAAATAA
- a CDS encoding YqiA/YcfP family alpha/beta fold hydrolase, whose translation MKFILSLVLCLNFTLAWCNDTPNQRVLFFLHQRFLEDHGLHEEHPEYGKPEYKEIIAKFKESGFTVISEKRPNNTNPYDYARKVVAQIDKLIEEGRPAKNITIVGTSKGGYIAQYVSTYAQNPQLNFVFVACFTNEDLETLPDINYCGNILTIYEKTDPYGESAIARVKTSNCTVHHFKEIELTTGLSHGFLFKALNDWLDPVIKWANGNYK comes from the coding sequence ATGAAATTTATTCTAAGCCTAGTACTCTGTTTAAACTTCACTTTAGCTTGGTGTAATGATACGCCAAATCAACGCGTTCTATTTTTCTTACATCAGCGTTTTCTTGAAGACCATGGCTTACATGAGGAACACCCGGAGTATGGAAAACCGGAGTACAAAGAGATCATCGCTAAGTTTAAAGAAAGTGGTTTTACAGTCATCAGTGAGAAGCGACCTAATAATACAAATCCGTACGATTATGCTCGAAAGGTAGTAGCACAGATTGATAAGCTTATCGAAGAAGGAAGACCGGCAAAAAATATTACCATCGTTGGTACTTCAAAAGGCGGATATATCGCACAGTATGTCTCTACCTACGCACAAAATCCTCAACTGAATTTTGTTTTCGTCGCATGTTTCACCAATGAAGACTTAGAAACATTGCCTGATATCAACTATTGTGGGAACATACTAACGATATATGAAAAAACTGATCCTTATGGTGAGTCTGCCATTGCAAGAGTAAAAACCTCAAACTGTACTGTTCATCATTTTAAAGAAATTGAATTAACTACGGGTTTAAGTCATGGCTTCCTCTTTAAAGCATTAAACGATTGGTTAGACCCTGTCATCAAGTGGGCCAATGGTAACTATAAATAG
- a CDS encoding sensor histidine kinase → MNFIVNKKGSVAVQIIFWMLYYLLVVKLFQENNNAKLDATLQAVVMVVTFAGISYLNTLFFIPQLFTKKRYLTYLFVVLLIITLTPFFLLWISKTIHFYSLGQKNLPIRSLGKHRFLRVLIPTIFFVFGSTILRLILDFTRNETRRVQIEKERLLAENKFLRSQMNPHFFLNALNNLNAVIRLSPDKSEQYITTLANMMRYVTYDCKHSRVPLVKEVDYIKNYLYSQEIKDSDLTATFHVSIENPAAQIEPMLLMPFVENLFKHGYFDGSQSASIDIRQQENSIWFHCKNSVKPNPSHNSDPAYSGLGIQNVKERLEASYFNKYQLDITNNTIHFEVKLVVEVDADAKS, encoded by the coding sequence ATGAACTTTATAGTAAATAAAAAAGGGAGTGTTGCTGTCCAGATTATATTTTGGATGCTCTATTACCTATTAGTTGTTAAGTTATTTCAGGAAAATAACAATGCGAAATTAGACGCTACCCTTCAAGCAGTGGTTATGGTGGTTACTTTTGCAGGTATAAGTTATTTGAATACACTGTTCTTTATCCCACAACTCTTTACTAAAAAAAGATACCTGACTTACCTGTTTGTTGTTTTACTGATCATTACCCTCACTCCATTTTTTTTATTATGGATAAGTAAAACAATACACTTCTATTCATTAGGGCAAAAGAATTTACCCATTAGAAGCTTAGGGAAACACCGCTTTTTGCGAGTACTTATTCCTACGATATTCTTTGTTTTTGGCAGTACAATCCTTCGACTAATTTTAGATTTCACAAGAAATGAAACACGAAGAGTACAAATAGAAAAAGAGCGTTTGTTGGCAGAAAATAAGTTTTTACGCTCACAGATGAACCCTCATTTTTTTCTAAATGCCTTAAACAATTTAAATGCGGTTATTCGGTTATCACCCGATAAATCTGAACAATATATTACTACCCTCGCCAATATGATGCGTTATGTTACTTACGACTGTAAGCACTCCAGAGTACCTCTAGTTAAGGAAGTGGATTACATTAAAAATTACCTCTACTCCCAAGAGATAAAAGATAGTGACCTGACTGCTACATTCCATGTATCAATAGAAAATCCAGCCGCTCAAATTGAGCCTATGCTATTGATGCCCTTTGTAGAAAACCTCTTTAAACATGGCTACTTTGACGGGTCTCAATCCGCTTCTATTGATATCAGACAACAAGAAAACAGCATTTGGTTTCACTGTAAAAATAGCGTCAAACCCAACCCCTCTCATAACTCAGACCCTGCCTACAGTGGGTTAGGAATACAAAACGTAAAAGAAAGACTGGAAGCGAGCTACTTCAACAAATACCAGTTGGATATTACCAATAACACGATCCATTTTGAAGTAAAACTAGTCGTAGAGGTGGATGCTGATGCTAAGTCGTAG
- a CDS encoding purple acid phosphatase family protein, translating to MKLCTLIFSLFLVVNVFGQHKHNHYKHRELHHWELPSKDPDRIVLTFNGNPATNRAVTWRTNEQIEKGYAQIALATMDLTFSKNAKQIEAKSRQFDLGLHTSNTPLIVHYHSVTFEDLEPDQYYVYRVGDGNENWSEWIQFKTAKKEYSPTQFVYFGDAQSNVLENWSRVVRTAYQTAPNASFAIHAGNFVDNAHNDNAWAKWFKAAGFIHSRWTTVPVVGSQEFESLYKNSPKQLSMLWKPQFTLPRETGISKRLHETVYSFDYQEVQIIVLNSNQQIEEQTKFLEEKLRSSQAKWNIVTFHHSIFSPTKREHFQLGNEQWQPILQKYNVDLVLNSHTQTYTRGHTPTNQDKELGTVYVTSVSGSEQNKLDTKKVKSFQANGYQLDQSGEQSQLFQVISIAGNTLKYVAYTVFGDEYDRMEITKDFSTNKKVIIESK from the coding sequence ATGAAACTTTGCACACTTATCTTTTCTCTGTTCTTAGTAGTGAATGTTTTTGGACAACATAAACACAATCATTATAAACATAGAGAGCTACACCATTGGGAACTACCAAGCAAAGATCCAGACAGAATAGTCTTAACTTTTAATGGAAACCCTGCCACAAATAGAGCAGTGACATGGCGCACCAACGAACAGATCGAAAAAGGCTATGCTCAAATTGCATTAGCGACTATGGACTTGACGTTTTCAAAAAATGCGAAACAAATCGAAGCAAAAAGCAGACAGTTTGATTTGGGATTACATACCAGCAATACACCATTGATAGTTCATTACCATAGTGTCACTTTTGAAGATCTTGAACCCGACCAATACTACGTATATAGAGTTGGAGATGGAAATGAAAATTGGTCAGAATGGATCCAATTTAAGACCGCAAAAAAGGAATATTCACCCACACAGTTTGTCTATTTTGGTGATGCACAAAGCAATGTACTTGAAAATTGGTCGAGGGTAGTCAGAACGGCCTACCAAACAGCTCCTAATGCCTCTTTTGCCATACATGCCGGAAACTTCGTTGATAATGCACATAATGATAATGCATGGGCAAAATGGTTTAAAGCTGCGGGGTTTATTCATAGTAGATGGACTACAGTTCCCGTAGTAGGTAGTCAGGAGTTTGAGTCATTATATAAAAACTCACCGAAGCAATTGTCGATGCTTTGGAAACCACAATTTACCCTACCAAGAGAAACAGGAATAAGTAAAAGATTACATGAAACCGTTTATTCTTTCGATTACCAAGAGGTCCAAATTATTGTCCTGAACTCCAACCAACAAATTGAAGAACAGACAAAATTTTTAGAAGAAAAATTAAGAAGCAGTCAAGCAAAGTGGAATATAGTTACTTTCCATCATTCTATTTTTTCTCCCACAAAAAGGGAACATTTCCAACTAGGTAATGAGCAATGGCAACCTATCCTTCAAAAGTATAATGTCGACCTTGTATTAAATAGTCATACACAAACTTATACAAGAGGTCATACTCCAACGAATCAGGATAAAGAACTAGGGACTGTATATGTCACTTCAGTGAGTGGATCAGAGCAAAATAAACTTGATACGAAGAAGGTAAAATCTTTTCAAGCCAATGGTTATCAACTAGACCAATCCGGTGAACAGTCTCAATTATTTCAAGTGATTAGTATTGCAGGGAATACATTAAAGTACGTAGCATATACCGTTTTTGGAGATGAATATGATCGTATGGAAATCACGAAAGATTTTAGTACAAACAAAAAAGTGATCATTGAAAGTAAGTGA
- a CDS encoding acetoacetate decarboxylase family protein has translation MKNYILLLFTVLLFSCSKEEALENIAVADFDYTMEVMDNTAVVRLNNLSQHATEYQWTSDSILSQNTEEHPSITFTNNGTYTVTLEASNAHSSNVKSKTITIDTLFEHIPYRYLENDGIFMYYETDDVALYQSFIPKEFNMPSRMVVFSFFNDFYKLDHGAIPYKENAISILVEYQGQEFFHCIYMPVTDEHSMWAGILGLGLPKSLGDISFVNISPNYTGSAENILGGTMDMTVNTQNFSVTNDDKQEMIDLSLLRSIQIRNGKVIEIGKTGGNATSIIQLAEQFPNKMTLTFGEASIVTNTESISFKHPLDLTPSRIIGGYYLKNQIAFGLTGNPLK, from the coding sequence ATGAAAAACTATATCCTACTTCTATTCACCGTCCTACTTTTCTCATGCAGTAAAGAGGAGGCTCTGGAGAATATTGCCGTTGCTGATTTTGACTATACCATGGAGGTCATGGATAATACTGCGGTCGTCCGTTTAAATAATCTATCACAACATGCTACAGAATACCAATGGACTTCCGATTCTATTCTATCACAAAATACGGAAGAACACCCTTCCATCACTTTTACCAATAATGGAACTTATACCGTAACATTGGAGGCCTCCAACGCACATTCTTCAAATGTCAAAAGTAAGACAATTACCATTGATACACTATTTGAACATATCCCTTACCGTTATTTAGAAAATGATGGAATATTTATGTACTACGAAACAGATGACGTAGCACTCTATCAAAGTTTTATTCCTAAGGAATTTAATATGCCTAGCAGAATGGTGGTTTTCTCTTTCTTCAACGATTTTTACAAGCTAGACCATGGAGCTATCCCTTACAAAGAAAATGCGATTTCGATCCTTGTAGAATACCAAGGTCAAGAGTTTTTCCACTGTATCTATATGCCTGTAACGGACGAACATTCGATGTGGGCAGGAATTTTAGGGCTAGGGCTTCCTAAATCTTTAGGCGATATTAGTTTTGTCAACATCTCTCCAAATTACACCGGAAGTGCTGAAAATATTTTAGGAGGAACGATGGATATGACAGTCAATACGCAGAACTTTTCGGTGACAAATGATGACAAACAAGAGATGATCGACTTATCTTTACTAAGATCGATACAGATCAGAAATGGAAAGGTAATTGAGATTGGTAAAACGGGAGGCAATGCAACGAGTATCATACAACTAGCGGAGCAATTCCCTAACAAAATGACACTCACTTTTGGGGAAGCGTCTATAGTGACAAATACGGAAAGTATATCTTTTAAGCATCCTCTAGACCTTACTCCATCTCGAATTATTGGTGGATACTACCTTAAAAACCAAATTGCTTTTGGGTTAACAGGTAATCCTTTAAAGTAA
- a CDS encoding head GIN domain-containing protein, protein MKNLILILFSSIVFFTSCNNGENVIDSPKQSFDLNIEESVTGIQFNIAGKVFIDEGNEQSFVIETQKEVMDHLTYEVQNGVLIVSLDKNFSQYDFNLNVTVPKLTEVSLNGSGDIRTYDLNTEGETLEVNLIGSGTIVFEDATSATTAIEILLEGTGDVSISKIASNEVSIISRGSGEIELSGTSQSLEAMLEGSGELEAGELETKNVTLSNSGSGDVHVYCTDTLSIKNEGSSDIKVDGNPSTIVRNRN, encoded by the coding sequence ATGAAAAACTTAATCTTAATTTTATTTAGCTCAATTGTTTTTTTTACAAGCTGTAACAACGGTGAAAATGTCATCGATTCACCAAAACAATCTTTTGATTTAAACATCGAAGAGTCAGTAACAGGAATTCAATTCAACATTGCAGGTAAGGTTTTTATTGACGAGGGTAACGAACAATCGTTTGTAATAGAAACACAAAAAGAGGTAATGGATCACCTAACGTATGAAGTACAAAATGGTGTTTTGATTGTAAGTTTAGATAAGAACTTCAGTCAATATGATTTCAACTTAAACGTGACGGTTCCAAAACTTACTGAAGTGTCATTGAATGGTAGTGGTGATATTAGAACATACGACCTAAATACTGAAGGTGAAACACTTGAAGTAAACTTAATTGGTAGTGGTACTATTGTATTTGAAGATGCTACGTCTGCAACAACTGCAATCGAAATTCTTTTGGAAGGTACTGGTGATGTTAGTATCTCAAAAATTGCATCAAATGAGGTTTCGATTATTAGCAGAGGATCTGGTGAAATAGAATTATCAGGTACTTCACAAAGCTTAGAGGCGATGTTAGAAGGTTCTGGAGAATTAGAAGCTGGTGAACTTGAAACTAAAAATGTGACACTTTCAAATTCAGGTTCTGGTGATGTTCATGTATACTGTACTGATACTTTATCGATTAAGAATGAAGGTAGTAGTGACATTAAAGTTGATGGTAACCCTTCAACGATTGTCAGAAACAGAAACTAA
- a CDS encoding prolyl oligopeptidase family serine peptidase codes for MNKLITYFTSLAVLFLVGCNDNTPEVQNNGEGTIRSASTFSVVTQEDITYAEGLGRNPSNSSLVTVPLKLDIYFPDNSYSDRPVFMFIHGGGFKGGTKTKPEIVEMAEYYASRGWVFASIDYRTTEELGSLQGLSQDDLFTYYKGIAPQEWIENTFEGAETQEQVQQSIAMYTAQRDSKAALRWLIANANNYNIDKDLITVGGASAGAITTIALGISNPEDFRDEISLDDDPTLSSTNLDQTYDIKSMIYFWGSNIKLDVFEGVYQLNRYDANDPELFMAHGDQPDPVTPYEEALELQGIYDSLGIYNQLYTLEGFGHGAWNATVNGKGLFELSFDFLVDRQNLITE; via the coding sequence ATGAATAAACTAATTACTTATTTCACTTCATTGGCCGTTCTATTCTTAGTGGGTTGCAATGACAATACTCCCGAAGTTCAAAATAATGGAGAAGGGACAATTAGATCAGCATCAACATTTTCAGTAGTAACACAAGAAGATATTACCTATGCAGAGGGCCTTGGACGTAACCCTTCAAACTCCTCTCTTGTTACGGTCCCCTTAAAGTTGGACATCTATTTTCCAGATAACAGTTACTCCGATCGACCTGTTTTTATGTTTATACATGGAGGAGGATTTAAAGGTGGAACAAAAACAAAACCTGAGATTGTTGAAATGGCTGAGTACTATGCTTCAAGAGGATGGGTTTTTGCCTCTATAGATTATAGAACAACAGAGGAACTAGGTAGTCTACAAGGTCTTTCTCAAGACGACTTATTTACGTACTACAAAGGAATAGCTCCTCAGGAATGGATCGAGAACACTTTTGAAGGGGCTGAAACACAAGAACAAGTTCAACAGTCTATTGCCATGTATACCGCTCAAAGGGATTCAAAAGCAGCTCTTCGTTGGCTCATCGCCAATGCAAACAACTATAACATCGATAAAGATCTGATAACTGTTGGAGGTGCTTCTGCGGGAGCGATTACTACGATTGCATTAGGAATCTCAAATCCGGAAGATTTTAGAGACGAAATAAGTCTTGATGATGACCCTACACTCTCCTCAACAAATTTAGATCAAACCTATGATATAAAGAGTATGATATACTTTTGGGGGTCAAATATTAAACTGGATGTATTTGAAGGGGTTTACCAACTGAACCGTTACGACGCTAATGACCCTGAGTTATTTATGGCACATGGAGACCAACCCGACCCTGTTACACCTTATGAAGAAGCCCTTGAATTGCAAGGCATATATGATTCTTTAGGTATTTACAATCAACTCTACACATTAGAAGGGTTTGGGCATGGTGCTTGGAATGCAACCGTTAATGGAAAAGGGCTATTTGAATTATCATTTGACTTCCTTGTTGATAGACAAAACTTAATCACTGAATAA